A window of the Lysinibacillus irui genome harbors these coding sequences:
- a CDS encoding M48 family metallopeptidase — MAKKMGIVTLLLFGVYVLCMYWYIFHSGGGKIPSALQGTVADPVMFMSGKELFLSGEYSKIRNFLFFVATPLEWLVYLMILLLGVSRYFEKVATSQSKWKLLQNAGYLFLLSLLVYVVLFPLNYYRYYLSKSYGISTQAFGSWMKDGVIDFWINFGMSLIIVTVIYWLIKKSEKRWWLYAWLLTIPFTIFVMFIQPVVIDPLYNDFYPLKNKELETKILSLATQANIPAEHVYEVNMAEKTNSLNAYVTGIGSNSRIVLWDTTLNRLTDNEILFIMAHEMGHYVEKHIYFGIAGYLLLTLIGLWITAKLMRRLVARYGQVLKINKVSSICSYPLFLLITSILLFASNPMSNFVSRYQETRADQYAINLMNDREAAVTAFQKLTISGLSEVNPPLLVKWFRYTHPPMLERIYKVADTSVHKENGPLKEEKKKK, encoded by the coding sequence ATAGCAAAAAAAATGGGCATTGTTACGCTGCTTCTATTCGGTGTTTACGTGCTTTGTATGTACTGGTATATATTCCATAGTGGTGGAGGGAAAATACCTAGTGCTTTACAAGGAACGGTTGCAGATCCAGTGATGTTTATGTCTGGCAAGGAACTTTTTTTGAGTGGTGAATATTCAAAAATACGGAACTTTTTATTCTTTGTAGCGACACCTTTGGAGTGGCTTGTTTACCTTATGATTTTATTGCTGGGCGTCTCGCGGTATTTTGAGAAGGTGGCTACATCTCAATCGAAATGGAAGCTATTACAAAATGCAGGCTACTTATTCCTATTGTCTTTATTAGTCTATGTAGTTTTATTCCCACTTAACTATTATCGCTACTATCTTAGTAAAAGCTATGGGATTAGTACTCAAGCCTTTGGATCGTGGATGAAGGATGGAGTCATCGATTTTTGGATCAACTTTGGAATGAGCCTGATTATCGTTACCGTTATTTATTGGCTTATTAAAAAAAGCGAAAAAAGATGGTGGCTCTATGCATGGCTATTAACTATCCCATTTACAATTTTTGTAATGTTCATCCAGCCAGTAGTCATCGATCCTTTGTACAATGATTTTTATCCGCTAAAAAATAAAGAGCTAGAAACGAAGATATTGTCACTTGCTACGCAGGCAAATATCCCGGCAGAGCATGTTTATGAGGTGAATATGGCGGAAAAGACCAATTCCTTAAATGCTTATGTGACAGGGATCGGTAGCAATTCGAGAATTGTGTTATGGGATACCACCTTAAATAGACTTACGGACAATGAAATTTTATTTATCATGGCGCATGAAATGGGACATTATGTAGAAAAGCATATATATTTTGGAATCGCAGGCTATCTTCTGCTTACCTTAATAGGGTTGTGGATAACGGCGAAACTTATGCGGCGTCTAGTTGCACGATATGGACAGGTTTTGAAAATTAATAAAGTGAGTAGTATCTGCTCGTATCCATTATTTTTACTCATCACCTCCATTTTATTATTTGCTTCCAATCCAATGTCAAATTTCGTGTCAAGATATCAGGAAACACGAGCAGACCAATATGCGATTAACCTCATGAATGATCGTGAAGCGGCAGTAACAGCATTTCAAAAGCTAACGATTTCAGGCTTAAGTGAAGTCAATCCACCACTATTGGTGAAATGGTTCCGTTATACCCATCCACCAATGCTAGAGCGTATTTATAAGGTTGCTGATACAAGCGTTCACAAGGAGAATGGCCCTTTGAAGGAAGAAAAAAAGAAAAAGTAA
- a CDS encoding MBL fold metallo-hydrolase yields the protein MLNIDILGGVGEYGRNCFYIENRGQAILLDCGIMKNAEKTPPNLAPAHIKKLQAVFISHSHIDHVGALPLLKKMGYSGQVLMSHRTAQQLQQPIPNLHTFHPDSIGKWIKVNDCIAFQWGYSGHLIGSVWYKIQFFDEVLFFSGDYVADSYLLKATLPEEDGTVYDVAFIDSGHIEKCIDNLEVLQQLAAFIKAQQNHAFIFPSSFSGKTVDMISYLSEHTSRAIHVDTKLQNLLEQYDEDPDNLWPSKKVLPLRHQHLADSDHMLYFVMEQNDAWLEELVKKYPTAIVIQTGYAHSSLKRKDLNRPVTEFFYKTHPDYRDLMKLSQCIHARKTIYFHSTHTNLATTLKREEINYG from the coding sequence ATGCTTAATATTGACATTTTAGGTGGCGTTGGGGAGTATGGGCGCAATTGCTTTTATATTGAAAACCGAGGACAGGCCATATTATTGGATTGTGGCATTATGAAAAATGCTGAAAAAACGCCACCAAATTTAGCGCCTGCCCATATAAAAAAGCTACAAGCTGTCTTTATTTCCCACTCGCATATTGATCATGTAGGCGCATTGCCATTACTAAAAAAGATGGGGTATTCAGGACAAGTACTGATGAGCCACAGGACCGCACAGCAGCTTCAACAGCCTATACCAAATCTTCATACTTTCCATCCAGATTCCATAGGAAAATGGATTAAGGTTAATGACTGTATTGCCTTCCAATGGGGCTATAGCGGACATTTAATCGGAAGTGTGTGGTACAAAATTCAATTTTTTGATGAAGTACTTTTTTTCTCAGGCGATTATGTAGCCGATTCTTATTTGTTAAAAGCAACCCTACCAGAGGAGGACGGGACCGTTTATGATGTAGCGTTTATTGATAGCGGCCATATAGAAAAATGTATTGATAATCTGGAAGTGTTACAGCAACTTGCTGCTTTCATTAAGGCTCAACAAAATCACGCTTTTATTTTTCCCTCCTCGTTTTCTGGCAAAACAGTTGATATGATCAGCTATCTTTCTGAACATACTTCGCGAGCTATCCATGTAGATACTAAATTACAAAATTTATTGGAGCAATATGATGAAGACCCTGACAACCTGTGGCCAAGCAAGAAGGTGTTGCCATTACGTCATCAGCACCTAGCGGACAGTGATCATATGCTTTATTTCGTTATGGAGCAGAATGACGCTTGGTTAGAGGAACTTGTAAAGAAGTATCCAACGGCCATTGTCATCCAAACTGGTTATGCTCATTCCTCGCTTAAGAGAAAAGATTTGAATCGTCCTGTAACGGAGTTTTTTTATAAAACGCATCCTGACTATCGAGATCTTATGAAGCTGTCGCAATGTATTCATGCGCGAAAAACTATTTATTTTCACAGTACTCATACAAATTTAGCAACAACATTAAAAAGGGAGGAAATCAATTATGGTTAA